A portion of the Gossypium arboreum isolate Shixiya-1 chromosome 8, ASM2569848v2, whole genome shotgun sequence genome contains these proteins:
- the LOC108468023 gene encoding 40S ribosomal protein S11-like → MAEQTEKAFLKQPKVFLSSKKTSKGKRPGKGGNRFWKSIGLGFKTPREAIEGTYIDKKCPFTGTVSVSGRILAGSCHSAKMMRTIIVRRNYLHYIKKYQRYEKRHSNSPAHISPCFRVKEGDHVIIGQCRPLSKTVRFNVLKVIPAGSSGGGKKAFTGM, encoded by the exons ATGGCGGAACAG ACCGAGAAAGCATTTTTGAAGCAGCCCAAAGTGTTTTTAAG CTCTAAGAAAACTAGTAAAGGGAAGAGACCAGGAAAGGGAGGGAACCGCTTCTGGAAGAGCATTGGTTTGGGATTCAAGACCCCTCGTGAAGCTATTGAAG GAACTTACATCGATAAGAAATGCCCTTTCACTGGCACTGTTTCAGTCAGTGGCCGCATCTTAGCTGGTTCTTGCCATAGTGCCAAGATGATGAGGACAATCATTGTTCGACGGAACTATCTCCATTATATCAAGAAATACCAAAG GTACGAGAAGAGGCATTCAAACAGTCCTGCTCACATTTCTCCATGCTTCCGTGTGAAGGAAGGGGATCATGTCATTATTGGTCAATGCAG GCCATTGTCAAAAACTGTGAGGTTCAATGTTTTGAAAGTGATTCCTGCTGGGTCTTCCGGTGGTGGGAAGAAAGCTTTCACTGGAATGTAA